A part of Paenibacillus sp. IHBB 10380 genomic DNA contains:
- a CDS encoding sugar O-acetyltransferase, giving the protein MTEKEKMLSGKLYKAFGEELFGERQYAKDLVFDYNTLRPSEVEQRQSIMKKLLGQTGKEFFIEPPFRCDYGYNIYIGENFYSNYNCVILDCAKVTIGDNVLFAPNVSLFAAGHPVDHELRNTGEEYAFPITIGNNVWLGGGVIVNPGVTIGDNTVIGSGSVVTKDIPANVIAAGNPCKVIRSINEEDKVKYFKNRTVD; this is encoded by the coding sequence ATGACTGAAAAAGAAAAAATGTTAAGTGGTAAGCTCTATAAGGCGTTTGGGGAAGAGCTTTTTGGAGAACGACAATATGCAAAAGACTTGGTCTTTGATTACAATACGCTACGACCGAGTGAAGTTGAACAACGTCAAAGCATTATGAAGAAGCTTTTAGGACAGACAGGTAAAGAATTTTTTATTGAACCGCCTTTCCGTTGTGATTATGGCTACAATATTTACATAGGAGAAAATTTTTACTCCAATTATAATTGCGTTATTTTAGATTGTGCGAAAGTAACGATTGGGGATAATGTTCTGTTTGCGCCGAATGTAAGCCTATTTGCAGCCGGGCATCCTGTAGATCATGAACTAAGAAATACCGGAGAAGAATATGCTTTTCCCATTACGATAGGCAATAACGTCTGGTTGGGCGGAGGGGTCATTGTCAACCCAGGCGTTACCATTGGAGATAATACCGTAATTGGTTCAGGAAGTGTTGTTACGAAGGATATTCCTGCCAATGTGATTGCTGCAGGGAATCCGTGTAAAGTAATCCGGTCTATTAACGAAGAAGATAAAGTGAAATATTTCAAAAATCGAACTGTCGATTAA
- the nagZ gene encoding beta-N-acetylhexosaminidase, whose protein sequence is MLNNKRSKFSVTSSLLMLMICILFITSCSTQAQSPSSTPNTGKAGSTSPDTLGNSENNTDGDTSEPVKEEDPIILKMNKMTMEEKIGQMILAGVEGTELDARAKQMIAEEKVGGIILFSKNISDLNGTVKFIKDLKQANADNPVPLFMSVDQEGGRVSRMPKELLSIPSNGRVGKTNNAVLAETMGKLLARELLLTGFNVDFAPVLDVNSNPNNPVIGDRSFGNSASQVTKLGIAEMKGLRSEGVIPVVKHFPGHGDTAVDSHLELPVVNKTLEQLKKLEWIPFEAAIKEEVEAVMVAHILFPKLDPDKPASLSNAIIGQQLRGELNYKGVVITDDLSMGAIMKNFDLHDVTIDTVKAGSDILLVAHSYDRAKLIFDTLMHSVKDGTISESRIDESVYRILSLKSRYQLADNLKPTGNMKDLNKDIETWRKQVNARK, encoded by the coding sequence ATGTTGAACAATAAGCGATCTAAGTTCTCAGTTACTAGCTCGCTGCTTATGCTGATGATATGTATTTTATTTATAACAAGTTGTTCTACCCAAGCTCAATCGCCGTCTTCAACACCCAACACGGGAAAAGCGGGGTCAACATCTCCCGATACTCTTGGGAACTCAGAGAACAATACTGACGGGGACACCTCAGAACCAGTGAAAGAGGAAGATCCGATTATTCTAAAAATGAACAAGATGACTATGGAAGAGAAGATTGGTCAAATGATCCTTGCGGGAGTTGAAGGTACCGAACTCGATGCCAGAGCTAAACAGATGATTGCTGAAGAGAAGGTGGGCGGAATCATTCTGTTTTCCAAGAACATCTCGGACTTGAATGGTACGGTAAAATTCATTAAAGACTTGAAGCAGGCTAATGCTGACAATCCTGTTCCTCTGTTCATGAGTGTTGATCAGGAAGGCGGTAGAGTTAGTCGTATGCCGAAGGAACTACTATCTATACCATCCAATGGCAGAGTCGGCAAGACGAATAACGCAGTTCTAGCGGAGACGATGGGTAAGCTTCTCGCTCGGGAACTTCTTCTTACAGGGTTTAATGTGGACTTTGCGCCTGTACTGGATGTGAATAGTAATCCGAACAATCCCGTCATCGGAGATCGCTCATTTGGTAACTCTGCCAGTCAGGTTACGAAGCTAGGCATTGCCGAGATGAAGGGATTAAGAAGTGAGGGTGTCATTCCGGTCGTCAAACATTTTCCCGGACACGGTGATACTGCGGTTGATTCCCATCTCGAACTGCCCGTTGTGAACAAGACATTGGAACAGCTTAAGAAGCTGGAATGGATTCCCTTCGAAGCTGCTATAAAAGAAGAGGTAGAAGCGGTGATGGTCGCTCATATTTTATTTCCAAAGCTTGACCCTGATAAGCCAGCTTCGTTATCTAATGCGATCATCGGTCAGCAGCTACGAGGAGAACTCAACTACAAGGGTGTTGTGATTACTGATGATCTAAGCATGGGGGCAATTATGAAGAACTTTGATCTACATGATGTAACGATTGATACCGTCAAGGCAGGAAGTGATATATTGCTTGTCGCACATAGTTATGACAGAGCGAAGCTGATCTTTGACACCCTCATGCATAGTGTGAAGGACGGAACTATTTCGGAATCACGCATTGATGAAAGTGTGTATCGGATATTGTCATTGAAGAGTCGTTACCAGCTGGCGGACAATTTGAAACCAACAGGGAATATGAAGGATCTCAATAAAGACATCGAAACTTGGCGAAAACAGGTTAATGCTCGAAAGTAG
- a CDS encoding NADH:flavin oxidoreductase, with amino-acid sequence MTIPALFKSFSSGNLTLSNRIVMAPMTRGFSPDGIPGHNVVDYYRRRAANGVGLIITEGTGINHPAAVSGASIPLFHGDEALNGWSQVVNAVHEAGGKIMPQLWHVGMARRKGDLPNLEAQPIGPSGYNISGEQVTEPMTEGEIEEVIKAFGQAAADAKRIGFDGIELHGAHGYLIDQFFWEKTNRRTDRYGGDAIGRTRFAVEVIEACRRAVGPDFPIILRFSQWKMGNYDAKLIETPVQLERFLAPLSEAGVDIFHCSTRRFWLSEFEGSDLNLAGWTQKLTGKPAISVGSVGLETEFVSAMPENKGMGDANLDKLAERLKNEEFDLIAVGRVLLGDPAWAAKIRDDRTAEIVPFTSETLKTLF; translated from the coding sequence ATGACTATACCTGCTTTATTTAAATCATTCTCATCAGGAAACCTTACTCTTTCCAATCGCATCGTCATGGCGCCAATGACACGTGGTTTTTCTCCAGATGGAATTCCAGGTCACAACGTGGTTGATTATTATCGCCGCCGGGCAGCCAATGGGGTAGGGCTCATCATTACGGAAGGCACTGGAATTAATCATCCTGCCGCAGTAAGTGGAGCGAGCATTCCTCTTTTTCATGGAGATGAGGCATTGAACGGATGGTCTCAGGTTGTGAATGCGGTTCACGAAGCAGGAGGGAAGATCATGCCGCAGTTGTGGCATGTCGGTATGGCACGCCGCAAGGGGGATCTGCCGAACCTCGAAGCGCAACCGATTGGACCTTCGGGGTATAATATTTCCGGAGAACAAGTGACTGAACCGATGACAGAAGGCGAGATTGAAGAAGTGATTAAAGCTTTTGGGCAAGCTGCAGCGGATGCCAAACGAATCGGCTTTGACGGGATCGAACTTCACGGAGCCCACGGTTATTTGATCGACCAGTTTTTCTGGGAGAAAACCAACCGTCGTACCGATCGTTACGGCGGGGATGCAATTGGACGCACCCGTTTTGCCGTGGAGGTCATTGAAGCATGCCGTCGTGCTGTCGGCCCTGATTTTCCCATAATACTTCGTTTCTCACAATGGAAGATGGGGAACTATGACGCCAAGTTAATAGAGACACCTGTACAACTTGAACGTTTTTTAGCTCCGTTGTCGGAAGCTGGTGTTGATATATTCCACTGCTCAACTCGACGCTTCTGGCTATCGGAATTTGAAGGTTCGGATCTTAATCTTGCAGGCTGGACCCAAAAGTTAACTGGTAAACCGGCCATTTCTGTCGGATCGGTCGGTCTCGAGACGGAGTTTGTAAGCGCGATGCCAGAGAATAAGGGAATGGGCGACGCCAACCTCGATAAACTCGCTGAAAGGCTGAAAAATGAGGAATTTGATTTAATCGCTGTTGGACGAGTGCTTTTGGGTGATCCAGCATGGGCAGCCAAAATCAGAGACGATCGCACAGCTGAGATCGTACCTTTTACTTCGGAAACATTGAAAACCTTGTTTTAA
- the bshB2 gene encoding bacillithiol biosynthesis deacetylase BshB2: protein MERQILVVLPHPDDESFGISGTLAKSISEGVPVTYACLTLGEMARSMGNPLFANRVSLPAIRKKELEESCQHIGIQDLRLMGFHDKTIEFERHEDIDAVIGSLIKDVNPSLVITFHPLYSVHPDHDATGAAVIRTIAKLPKEQRPVVHCIAFSQGCEDILGAPDVIHDVSKFLKNKIGSIQSHRSQWQLPVDPTMVESDAMKQRFGTERFWTYRFE, encoded by the coding sequence ATGGAAAGACAAATTCTTGTTGTACTGCCACATCCAGATGATGAATCATTTGGTATTTCGGGAACATTAGCTAAGTCAATTAGTGAGGGTGTGCCTGTAACTTATGCATGTTTAACTTTGGGGGAAATGGCTAGAAGTATGGGGAATCCACTTTTTGCTAATCGAGTGAGTCTTCCGGCCATTCGTAAGAAGGAGTTAGAGGAATCCTGTCAACATATTGGTATTCAAGATTTACGATTAATGGGGTTCCACGACAAAACCATTGAATTCGAACGACATGAGGACATTGATGCGGTCATAGGATCTCTTATTAAAGATGTTAATCCCTCGTTAGTCATCACATTTCATCCCTTATATAGTGTACATCCAGATCATGATGCAACAGGGGCAGCAGTTATTCGTACGATTGCTAAGTTACCTAAGGAACAAAGACCGGTTGTCCATTGTATTGCATTCTCTCAAGGATGTGAAGATATACTTGGGGCCCCTGATGTTATTCATGATGTCAGCAAGTTCCTTAAGAATAAGATTGGCTCGATTCAATCACATCGTTCTCAGTGGCAATTACCTGTTGATCCAACGATGGTGGAAAGTGACGCCATGAAACAAAGATTCGGTACAGAACGGTTCTGGACATACCGATTTGAATAA
- a CDS encoding YojF family protein: MQLIDQASVQLVIDKLKEQELYIHLEMTTGAYASHLDTTKFTASTFISNGLVNYSHGSIEGTGPYRVGLKIDQGWVYSQGLTHWEETETERLILAGHDSEGKLVVSLQLSREPF; the protein is encoded by the coding sequence ATGCAGCTTATAGATCAGGCGAGTGTTCAGCTTGTCATAGATAAACTTAAGGAACAAGAGTTATATATTCATCTTGAGATGACTACGGGTGCCTATGCTTCACATTTGGATACAACTAAATTTACAGCTTCGACATTCATTAGTAATGGTCTTGTGAACTATTCACATGGCTCAATTGAGGGAACTGGGCCTTATCGTGTGGGGCTTAAGATAGATCAGGGTTGGGTATATTCTCAAGGATTAACGCATTGGGAAGAGACGGAGACGGAGAGACTCATTCTAGCGGGTCATGATAGTGAAGGGAAATTGGTAGTATCTTTACAATTAAGCAGAGAACCATTCTGA
- a CDS encoding nitroreductase family protein, whose protein sequence is MSKDFFAAIQDRRSIYPIGKDVSVSDERIQEIVNEAVKHTPSSFNSQSARVVVLLGEQHDKLWNITENTLKAIVPEEQFAPTAEKMAMFRNGYGTVLFFEDQTVIEGLQTTFAAYADNFPGFSLQSAGMLQFVIWTGLGIEGLGATLQHYNPLIDDEVKKEWNIPASWKLLAEMPFGTPLAPAGEKQFAPLEDRVKVYK, encoded by the coding sequence ATGTCTAAAGATTTTTTTGCTGCAATTCAAGATAGACGTTCGATCTATCCAATTGGAAAAGATGTTAGTGTGTCCGATGAAAGAATCCAAGAAATCGTCAATGAGGCTGTAAAACATACACCTTCTTCTTTTAACTCACAAAGCGCAAGAGTGGTTGTTCTTCTTGGAGAACAACATGATAAACTGTGGAATATCACAGAGAACACACTTAAAGCGATCGTACCAGAAGAACAATTCGCACCTACAGCTGAGAAAATGGCTATGTTCCGCAATGGATATGGTACCGTATTGTTTTTCGAGGATCAAACCGTTATTGAAGGTCTTCAAACTACCTTTGCAGCTTACGCTGATAATTTCCCAGGGTTTTCACTTCAATCAGCAGGTATGCTCCAATTTGTTATTTGGACGGGGCTTGGAATTGAAGGTTTAGGTGCGACTTTGCAGCATTATAACCCACTCATTGATGATGAAGTGAAGAAAGAATGGAATATTCCAGCATCTTGGAAGCTTCTAGCCGAAATGCCATTTGGTACACCACTTGCTCCAGCTGGTGAGAAACAATTCGCACCATTGGAAGATCGCGTTAAAGTATATAAATAA
- a CDS encoding DegV family protein translates to MKSIAWVTDSTCTIDPEFARDHHIYIAPLRLVFGDECYKETIDITNDEVYQKLALHEKAGSSQPPIGEFVELYESLKDKYDEIIAIHCSSKLSGTYETSMQAAEMAETKVIGIDSNVGAFPLREMILKGVELQQQGHSALEIKQEIQYIIDHMEFFLIPASLQQLHRSGRVSGTQLVISNLLKIHLIIRFDKGKIIVQEKIRTFKKAKQKLMDYMKVDLEKMKSICIMHANNISEAKEIEKEIALHSPLLKVEIMTFIPVVGILAGEGTIGLSWINKYTK, encoded by the coding sequence ATGAAATCAATTGCTTGGGTAACTGACAGTACCTGCACCATAGATCCTGAGTTCGCGAGAGATCATCATATTTATATTGCCCCATTACGCTTAGTTTTCGGAGATGAATGCTACAAGGAAACTATAGATATAACTAATGATGAAGTATACCAAAAACTTGCCTTACATGAGAAGGCGGGTAGCTCTCAACCTCCGATCGGAGAATTTGTAGAGTTATATGAGTCATTAAAGGACAAATATGATGAGATTATTGCAATTCATTGTTCATCCAAGCTGAGTGGGACGTATGAGACCTCTATGCAAGCCGCCGAAATGGCTGAGACTAAGGTTATCGGCATTGATTCTAACGTTGGGGCATTTCCGCTTAGAGAAATGATATTAAAGGGTGTAGAATTGCAACAGCAGGGTCATTCTGCTCTTGAAATTAAACAAGAAATTCAATATATAATTGATCACATGGAATTCTTCCTAATTCCTGCAAGTCTGCAACAGTTACATCGCAGTGGTCGAGTATCAGGGACTCAATTAGTGATTAGTAATTTGTTGAAAATACATTTGATTATCCGATTTGATAAAGGTAAGATCATTGTTCAAGAAAAAATACGTACCTTCAAAAAGGCAAAACAGAAGTTAATGGACTACATGAAAGTTGATTTAGAGAAAATGAAAAGCATCTGTATCATGCATGCTAATAATATATCTGAAGCGAAAGAAATCGAGAAAGAAATCGCCCTGCATAGCCCTCTTCTAAAAGTAGAAATCATGACTTTTATTCCTGTAGTGGGAATTCTTGCAGGCGAAGGTACGATCGGTCTGTCCTGGATTAATAAATATACGAAATAG
- a CDS encoding pentapeptide repeat-containing protein — translation MFQHVDKQYNNIDFSNSDLRFGELRNCTFNECIFRGTPLEEVLTSSCLFINCDLSNANLNSSHHSGSAFTNCRFYGSNLFVSKFVNCKMIGSDFSEARMDGITIEEGDWSYTNLRHVNLGKQNLRKVRFNEADMYQANLEKADLRDADLTRVQLGKANIQGADLRGAILDGIDFKSLDVKGVRMDIIQAAALARSYGARID, via the coding sequence ATGTTTCAACATGTAGATAAACAATATAATAACATTGACTTCAGCAACTCTGATTTACGCTTTGGAGAACTTCGAAACTGTACGTTCAATGAGTGTATTTTCCGCGGCACACCGCTAGAAGAAGTATTAACCTCAAGTTGTCTATTCATTAACTGTGATTTATCGAATGCCAATCTTAATTCATCTCACCACAGTGGTTCGGCATTCACCAATTGCCGATTTTATGGAAGTAACTTATTTGTGTCTAAATTCGTAAATTGCAAGATGATCGGCTCTGACTTCTCTGAAGCTAGAATGGATGGAATAACGATTGAAGAGGGGGATTGGTCTTATACTAATCTTCGACATGTCAATTTAGGCAAACAAAATTTACGTAAAGTTCGTTTTAACGAAGCTGACATGTATCAAGCCAACTTAGAAAAGGCTGATCTGAGAGACGCAGATTTAACTCGAGTTCAATTAGGAAAGGCTAACATTCAAGGAGCTGATCTTCGAGGGGCTATTCTCGATGGAATTGACTTCAAATCACTGGATGTCAAAGGTGTCCGTATGGATATTATCCAAGCTGCGGCTCTAGCCCGATCTTACGGAGCAAGAATCGATTAA
- the map gene encoding type I methionyl aminopeptidase — MITIKTKEQIQKMKQAGEILAACHREISKMIAPGITTLEIDRFAEKFMIKNGATPEQKGYNGYPFATCASVNDVICHGFPSHTKLKDGDIITVDMVVNLNGWLADSAWSYPVGNVSEQSQKLLDVTKKSLYLGIEKAVIGNRIGDISNAIQVYAEAEGFSVVREFIGHGIGKDMHEAPQVPHYGPPNVGTRLKEGMVLTIEPMLNTGTYRSKIDQDGWTARTMDGGLSAQYEHTLAITADGPLILTNQQLDI, encoded by the coding sequence ATGATTACAATTAAAACCAAGGAACAGATTCAAAAGATGAAACAAGCAGGGGAAATACTAGCAGCATGTCATCGTGAGATTAGTAAGATGATTGCTCCTGGTATTACTACATTAGAGATTGATCGATTTGCTGAGAAATTTATGATTAAGAACGGTGCTACACCAGAACAAAAAGGCTACAATGGGTATCCTTTTGCGACTTGCGCATCGGTTAACGACGTGATCTGCCACGGCTTTCCAAGCCATACGAAGCTAAAAGATGGTGATATTATCACTGTGGATATGGTTGTCAATTTAAATGGTTGGTTGGCTGACTCTGCATGGTCGTATCCTGTAGGAAACGTCTCTGAGCAATCTCAGAAGCTGCTGGATGTAACTAAGAAATCTCTCTACTTAGGCATTGAGAAAGCTGTTATTGGGAATCGGATTGGTGATATCTCAAATGCCATTCAAGTCTATGCAGAAGCTGAAGGATTCTCTGTAGTGCGTGAGTTTATTGGTCACGGAATCGGGAAAGATATGCACGAAGCACCACAAGTGCCTCATTATGGTCCCCCTAACGTAGGTACGCGTCTGAAAGAAGGCATGGTACTTACAATTGAACCGATGCTTAATACAGGGACTTATCGTAGTAAGATTGATCAAGATGGTTGGACAGCAAGAACGATGGATGGCGGATTGTCTGCTCAGTACGAACATACTTTAGCGATTACCGCAGATGGTCCACTTATTCTGACTAATCAACAACTGGATATCTAA
- a CDS encoding M20/M25/M40 family metallo-hydrolase translates to MSDAIQDNLIQESLIYESPEKILQQLIRFNTTNPPGNEAACVQYIQELLHRAGIETTIVAEVADRPNLIARLKGRGDAPPLLMYGHVDVVGIEKQAWSRDPFGGEIHDGCVWGRGSLDMKGGVAMMLAAFLRAHAERAELQGDIILAIVCDEEAGGDRGASYLTDHHAHHFEGVQYAIGEFGGFSLQVSDRKFYPIMVAEKQICWLRATLRGEGGHGSLGHNGGCMAQLGDLLQALNAVKLPVHATPAATYMIESMAAALPTLPRFLLRGLLRPRLSNMILKLMGDKGKLFQPLLRNTVSATIVRGGEKINVHPSEITVDLDGRLLPGFTPAQLIDELHERSVHRSVTLEVVRHDACPVSPDMGMFGLLSDVLREADPHAVPVPMLLPGGTDARHFARLGIQTYGFLPMPLPDDMKFSELIHAADERVPVDAIHFGTKAIYQVIKKYGI, encoded by the coding sequence GTGAGTGATGCAATTCAAGATAATCTGATCCAAGAAAGTCTTATATATGAATCACCCGAAAAAATCTTGCAGCAATTAATTCGATTCAACACAACTAATCCGCCAGGTAACGAAGCGGCTTGTGTGCAATATATTCAGGAGCTACTGCATCGGGCAGGCATCGAGACGACGATTGTTGCTGAAGTGGCGGACAGGCCTAATCTGATCGCTCGTTTGAAGGGGCGCGGTGACGCGCCCCCTCTTCTTATGTATGGTCATGTCGATGTTGTTGGCATAGAGAAGCAAGCATGGAGCCGCGACCCGTTCGGGGGTGAAATCCATGACGGTTGCGTATGGGGAAGAGGTAGTCTTGATATGAAGGGGGGCGTGGCGATGATGCTCGCAGCCTTTCTCCGCGCTCATGCGGAGAGAGCTGAGCTGCAGGGTGACATTATTTTGGCCATCGTGTGTGATGAAGAGGCTGGTGGGGATCGGGGAGCTTCCTATTTGACAGATCATCATGCGCATCACTTCGAAGGGGTGCAATATGCCATTGGCGAGTTCGGGGGATTCTCATTGCAGGTAAGCGATCGGAAATTCTACCCCATTATGGTTGCCGAAAAACAAATCTGTTGGCTTAGAGCTACATTGAGAGGTGAAGGTGGGCATGGTTCACTTGGGCATAACGGAGGTTGTATGGCGCAGCTTGGCGATCTGCTTCAAGCGCTGAATGCGGTCAAGTTACCGGTTCATGCAACCCCAGCGGCAACCTATATGATTGAATCGATGGCGGCGGCATTGCCGACGCTGCCGAGATTTTTGCTGAGAGGACTGCTTCGACCACGCTTGAGCAATATGATCTTGAAACTGATGGGCGATAAAGGCAAATTATTTCAACCGCTGCTTCGCAATACGGTGAGTGCTACAATTGTGCGTGGCGGTGAGAAAATTAATGTACATCCTAGTGAAATTACGGTGGATCTGGATGGGCGACTGCTACCCGGCTTTACACCTGCACAGCTCATAGACGAGCTTCACGAACGTTCCGTACATCGTAGTGTAACGTTAGAGGTGGTCCGGCATGATGCTTGTCCCGTAAGCCCGGATATGGGGATGTTCGGACTGTTGTCGGACGTGCTCAGAGAAGCGGACCCCCATGCTGTGCCGGTTCCTATGCTTCTGCCGGGAGGGACGGATGCGAGACATTTCGCAAGATTAGGTATTCAAACGTACGGTTTCTTGCCTATGCCGCTGCCAGATGATATGAAATTTTCTGAATTGATCCATGCTGCCGATGAGCGTGTGCCTGTGGATGCCATTCATTTTGGAACGAAAGCAATTTATCAAGTCATTAAGAAATACGGAATATAA
- the fabD gene encoding ACP S-malonyltransferase yields MIVKRALLFPGQGSQYVGMGKDLFVKYPLAKETFQEANDTMNVDLTKLMFEGSLNELTRTEYAQPALLAVGMAMFRVYMEVIGTDLNYMAGHSLGEITALTCSGSIPFASAIRIVHRRGELMREAAAFGGGAMAAVNELDVSEVAAICASVSSTYKGGAEIVVVSNINSEDQIVISGHKGALSKAAERLTERGGVVIPLQVSAPFHSPLMAPAAEQFAEELSKHKFTPLQYPVISSVTAKPYASSDEIAKVLTEQLTAPVQWTAVLRYLRENGVSEAVEMGPKAVLKKLARNTAGIKVLAFDYGPDVEQLLSESKVAKQDNPLDFIIQCIAIATCTRNRNWDSEAYTQGVVTPYRNVQTMLYQLQKSGGQVAWTHMEQAYAMLLSVLKTKLVPEHEQLSRLERLLADNGLQEKFGKGSLIGAMDS; encoded by the coding sequence ATGATAGTTAAACGGGCTTTATTGTTTCCAGGTCAAGGTTCACAGTATGTCGGTATGGGCAAGGACTTATTCGTAAAATATCCACTCGCCAAAGAGACGTTCCAAGAGGCGAATGACACAATGAATGTCGACCTCACGAAGCTGATGTTCGAGGGAAGCTTGAATGAGCTTACGAGAACGGAATATGCACAACCCGCTTTATTAGCCGTCGGGATGGCTATGTTCAGGGTCTATATGGAAGTGATTGGCACAGATCTGAATTATATGGCTGGTCACAGTCTTGGAGAAATTACTGCATTGACCTGCTCAGGTAGTATCCCATTCGCAAGCGCAATTCGCATTGTTCACCGTCGCGGCGAGCTGATGCGGGAAGCAGCGGCTTTTGGGGGTGGAGCGATGGCCGCGGTTAATGAGCTGGACGTAAGCGAGGTTGCAGCCATCTGTGCATCCGTCAGCTCGACTTATAAAGGCGGGGCTGAGATTGTTGTTGTATCCAACATTAATTCAGAGGATCAAATTGTAATTTCCGGGCATAAGGGGGCATTAAGCAAGGCGGCTGAACGGTTGACGGAGCGGGGAGGAGTCGTTATCCCGCTTCAAGTGAGCGCCCCGTTCCATAGTCCGCTTATGGCCCCGGCAGCGGAGCAATTTGCGGAAGAACTAAGCAAGCATAAGTTTACGCCACTTCAGTATCCCGTCATATCCAGTGTGACGGCAAAGCCGTATGCAAGCTCCGATGAAATTGCAAAGGTTTTGACTGAACAGTTGACAGCACCCGTACAATGGACTGCGGTACTCCGATATTTGCGGGAGAACGGGGTATCGGAAGCTGTTGAGATGGGGCCGAAGGCGGTGTTGAAAAAGCTAGCGCGTAATACCGCGGGCATAAAGGTGCTTGCTTTCGACTATGGCCCGGATGTGGAGCAGTTGCTAAGTGAAAGCAAGGTTGCCAAACAAGACAATCCGCTTGATTTCATCATTCAATGCATTGCGATCGCTACATGCACCCGTAATAGGAATTGGGACTCGGAGGCTTATACGCAAGGCGTTGTTACGCCTTACCGCAACGTTCAGACGATGCTGTATCAGCTTCAGAAATCTGGCGGTCAAGTGGCATGGACGCATATGGAACAGGCTTATGCTATGCTACTTTCCGTGCTGAAGACGAAGCTAGTCCCGGAGCATGAGCAGCTCAGTCGGCTGGAGCGCTTACTGGCGGATAATGGATTGCAGGAGAAGTTCGGCAAGGGATCACTTATAGGCGCGATGGATTCCTAA